A single Brevundimonas sp. M20 DNA region contains:
- the argS gene encoding arginine--tRNA ligase, with product MTDLKTELGEAVVAAFAAEGVDAALARVTPSDRPDLADFQSNGALAAAKALKANPRELAARVAARLEGDPRLASIEIAGPGFINLKVADAALAKRAENVAADAERAGAAVVDEARKVVIDYGGPNVAKPMHVGHLRSAIIGESLKRLFRFRGDEVTGDAHFGDWGFQMGLLIVACGDEGLADAFMVEGDGPFPAESPVTLADLDRLYPLAAGKAKEDPAFRDRARKATAELQGGRPGYRALWQHFVAVSREALKREYGDLSVDFDLWNGESDADPLMPEMLEHLKATGLLVEDDGAQVVHVARPGETRKKKLPDGSVIEAPSPPPLLVISSEGSAMYGTTDLATILDRKKAIGPDLALYVVDERQAEHFEQVFRAAYLAGYAADKSLEHLGFGTMNGQDGKPFKTRAGGVLKLRDLIDQATDKARERLKEAKLGDDLSPDEFEAIAHKVAIAALKFADLSNARTTSYVFDLDRFMSFEGKTGPYLLYQAVRIRSLLRKATDQGLAPGAIVIGEPAEHDLALTLDAFSQATVEAYEKRMPHVVAEHAYRLAQSFSKFYAACPVLIAPDEATKASRLALSKAALDQLVIALRLLGIDTPERM from the coding sequence ATGACCGATCTCAAGACGGAACTGGGCGAAGCGGTCGTAGCCGCCTTCGCCGCCGAAGGCGTGGACGCGGCGCTTGCGCGGGTCACCCCCTCTGACCGGCCCGATCTGGCCGACTTCCAGTCCAACGGGGCGCTGGCCGCCGCCAAGGCGCTGAAGGCCAATCCGCGCGAACTGGCGGCCAGGGTCGCCGCGCGACTGGAAGGCGATCCGCGTCTGGCCTCGATCGAGATCGCCGGACCGGGCTTCATCAATCTGAAGGTCGCGGACGCCGCGCTTGCGAAGCGCGCCGAGAACGTCGCCGCCGACGCCGAGCGTGCGGGCGCCGCCGTCGTGGATGAGGCGCGCAAGGTCGTGATCGACTACGGCGGGCCGAATGTCGCCAAGCCGATGCACGTCGGCCACCTGCGCAGCGCCATCATCGGTGAAAGCCTGAAGCGACTGTTCCGCTTCCGCGGCGATGAAGTCACCGGCGACGCCCACTTCGGCGACTGGGGCTTCCAGATGGGCCTGCTGATCGTCGCCTGCGGCGATGAGGGTCTGGCGGACGCCTTCATGGTCGAGGGTGATGGTCCCTTCCCGGCGGAAAGCCCCGTCACGTTGGCCGATCTGGACCGGCTGTATCCACTGGCCGCCGGCAAGGCCAAGGAAGACCCCGCCTTCCGAGACCGGGCCCGCAAGGCGACGGCGGAACTGCAAGGCGGCCGTCCCGGCTATCGCGCCCTTTGGCAACATTTCGTGGCGGTCAGCCGCGAGGCCCTGAAGCGCGAGTACGGCGATCTGTCGGTCGATTTCGACCTGTGGAACGGCGAGAGTGACGCCGATCCGCTGATGCCCGAGATGCTGGAGCATCTGAAGGCCACCGGCCTGCTGGTCGAGGATGACGGCGCGCAGGTCGTGCACGTCGCCCGCCCCGGCGAGACCCGCAAGAAAAAGTTGCCCGACGGCTCGGTCATCGAGGCCCCGTCGCCCCCGCCCCTGCTGGTCATCAGCTCGGAAGGCTCGGCCATGTACGGCACGACCGATCTGGCGACGATCCTGGACCGCAAGAAGGCCATCGGCCCGGACCTGGCGCTGTACGTCGTCGATGAACGTCAGGCCGAGCATTTCGAACAGGTGTTCCGCGCCGCCTATCTGGCCGGCTACGCCGCCGACAAGTCGCTGGAGCATCTCGGCTTCGGCACAATGAATGGTCAGGACGGCAAGCCCTTCAAAACCCGCGCCGGCGGCGTCCTGAAGCTGCGCGACCTGATCGATCAGGCGACCGACAAGGCCCGCGAGCGGCTGAAGGAAGCGAAACTGGGCGACGACCTGTCACCCGACGAGTTCGAGGCCATCGCCCACAAGGTCGCCATCGCGGCCCTGAAGTTCGCCGACCTGTCGAACGCCCGGACCACCAGCTACGTCTTCGACCTCGACCGCTTCATGAGCTTCGAAGGCAAGACCGGCCCCTATCTGCTGTATCAGGCGGTCCGCATCCGTTCACTGCTGCGCAAGGCGACCGATCAGGGTCTGGCGCCCGGCGCCATCGTCATCGGCGAACCGGCCGAGCATGATCTGGCCCTGACACTGGACGCCTTCTCGCAGGCGACGGTCGAAGCCTACGAGAAGCGCATGCCACACGTCGTGGCCGAGCACGCCTATCGGCTGGCCCAGTCGTTCTCGAAATTCTACGCGGCCTGCCCGGTGCTGATCGCGCCGGACGAGGCGACCAAGGCCTCGCGTCTGGCGCTGTCGAAAGCGGCGCTGGACCAGCTGGTGATCGCCCTGCGTCTTCTGGGAATCGACACGCCGGAGCGGATGTAG
- a CDS encoding glycine C-acetyltransferase, whose translation MTATFYDRVSAELADIDAQGLTKPERVIASRQGPVIKVAGRDVLNFCANNYLGLAGDERVTQAGIRAQEKWGAGTASVRFICGTLEIHKELERAIADYLGFEDTILFAAAFDANGGIFEPLFGADDAIISDSLNHASIIDGVRLCKARRYRFATSDMADLEAQLKQARADGAKEIIIATDGAFSMDGYIAKLKDIRALADQYNALIMVDDCHATGFLGPQGRGSFAWNDVEVDFVTGTFGKALGGAMGGFICAKSNVVALLKQRARPYLFSNALSPAVCGSSLEAIRIAAGEEGDKLREQLFANAARYRKAMTEAGFTLQPGEHPIIPVMLGDAKLAQDMAARLLELGVYVIGFSFPVVPRGQARIRTQMSAAHTFEQIDQVVAAFTTAGKELGVI comes from the coding sequence ATGACAGCGACCTTCTATGACCGCGTCTCCGCGGAACTCGCCGACATCGACGCCCAGGGGCTGACCAAGCCCGAGCGCGTGATCGCCTCCCGACAGGGGCCGGTCATCAAGGTCGCCGGGCGCGATGTCCTGAACTTCTGCGCCAACAACTACCTCGGCCTGGCCGGGGATGAGCGGGTGACGCAGGCGGGCATCCGCGCGCAGGAGAAGTGGGGCGCCGGCACCGCCTCGGTCCGCTTCATCTGCGGCACGCTGGAAATCCACAAGGAGCTGGAGCGGGCCATCGCCGACTACCTCGGCTTTGAGGACACCATCCTGTTCGCCGCCGCCTTCGACGCCAACGGCGGCATCTTCGAGCCCCTGTTCGGCGCCGACGACGCGATCATCTCCGACAGCCTGAACCACGCCTCGATTATCGACGGCGTGCGCCTGTGCAAGGCCAGGCGCTACCGCTTCGCAACCTCGGACATGGCCGATCTGGAGGCCCAGCTGAAGCAGGCGCGCGCCGACGGCGCGAAAGAGATCATCATCGCCACCGACGGCGCCTTCTCCATGGACGGCTATATCGCGAAGCTGAAGGACATCCGGGCGCTGGCCGACCAGTACAACGCCCTGATCATGGTCGATGACTGCCACGCCACCGGCTTCCTCGGCCCGCAGGGACGCGGCTCCTTCGCCTGGAACGATGTCGAGGTCGACTTCGTCACCGGCACCTTCGGCAAGGCGCTGGGCGGCGCCATGGGCGGCTTCATCTGCGCGAAGTCGAATGTCGTGGCCCTGCTCAAGCAGCGCGCCCGGCCCTACCTGTTTTCCAACGCCCTCAGCCCCGCCGTCTGCGGCTCTTCGCTGGAGGCCATCCGCATCGCCGCCGGCGAGGAGGGCGACAAGCTACGCGAACAGCTGTTCGCCAACGCCGCGCGCTATCGCAAGGCGATGACCGAGGCGGGCTTCACCCTGCAGCCGGGCGAACACCCGATCATCCCTGTGATGCTGGGCGACGCCAAGCTGGCCCAGGACATGGCCGCCCGCCTGCTGGAGCTGGGCGTCTACGTCATCGGCTTTTCGTTCCCGGTGGTTCCGCGCGGCCAGGCCCGCATCCGCACCCAGATGTCGGCGGCGCACACCTTCGAACAGATTGATCAAGTGGTCGCGGCGTTCACGACGGCCGGCAAGGAATTGGGAGTGATCTGA
- the tdh gene encoding L-threonine 3-dehydrogenase, with amino-acid sequence MKALAKTKPEIGLELIDAPIPTPGDEDVLIKVKRTAVCGTDIHIWNWDEWSQKNVPVPMITGHEFAGEIVAIGKDVDRRLKVGQRVSAEGHVIDLNSEAARAGHFHLDPDTRGIGVNRQGAFAEFVVAPAFNVIELPDDVPYEIGSILDPFGNAVHTAQQFDLLGEDVLVTGAGPIGMMAAAVARHAGARTVVLTDINDFRLDLAQKVAPGVRTVNTTKEDLKDVMHELGLKVGFDVALEMSGSPIAFKQCVDTLIMGGGMALLGIPSKPMETDWGQIILKALTIKGVYGREMFTTWRKMLGLLKAGLDLQPLITHQMSFENYREGFEAMRSGQSGKVVLNWDKSA; translated from the coding sequence ATGAAGGCCCTGGCCAAGACGAAACCCGAGATCGGCCTTGAGCTGATCGACGCGCCGATCCCGACGCCGGGCGACGAGGACGTGCTGATCAAGGTCAAGCGCACCGCCGTTTGCGGCACCGACATCCACATCTGGAACTGGGATGAGTGGTCGCAGAAGAACGTCCCCGTTCCGATGATCACCGGCCACGAGTTCGCCGGCGAGATTGTCGCCATCGGCAAGGACGTGGATCGCCGCCTGAAGGTCGGCCAGCGCGTCTCGGCTGAAGGCCACGTCATCGACCTGAACTCCGAAGCGGCCCGCGCCGGCCACTTCCATCTCGACCCGGACACCCGCGGCATCGGCGTGAACCGTCAGGGCGCCTTCGCCGAGTTCGTCGTGGCCCCGGCCTTCAACGTGATCGAGCTGCCGGACGACGTGCCCTATGAGATCGGCTCGATCCTCGATCCGTTCGGCAACGCCGTGCACACGGCGCAGCAGTTCGATCTGCTGGGCGAGGACGTTCTGGTCACCGGCGCAGGCCCCATCGGCATGATGGCCGCCGCCGTCGCCCGCCACGCCGGCGCGCGCACCGTCGTGCTGACCGACATCAACGACTTCCGTCTGGACCTGGCCCAGAAGGTCGCCCCCGGTGTCCGCACGGTGAACACCACCAAGGAAGACCTGAAGGACGTCATGCACGAGCTGGGCCTGAAGGTCGGCTTCGACGTGGCGCTGGAAATGTCCGGCTCCCCCATCGCCTTCAAGCAGTGCGTCGACACCCTCATCATGGGCGGCGGCATGGCTCTGCTGGGCATTCCGTCGAAGCCGATGGAGACCGACTGGGGCCAGATCATCCTCAAGGCTCTGACCATCAAGGGCGTCTATGGCCGCGAGATGTTTACGACCTGGCGCAAGATGCTGGGCCTGCTGAAGGCGGGTCTGGACCTCCAGCCCCTGATCACGCACCAGATGTCGTTCGAGAACTACCGTGAGGGATTCGAGGCCATGCGCTCGGGTCAGTCCGGCAAGGTCGTTCTCAACTGGGACAAGAGCGCCTGA
- the gcvT gene encoding glycine cleavage system aminomethyltransferase GcvT: MTDQTLKTTPLNAAHRALGARMVGFGGYDMPVQYEGVLAEHRWTREHAGLFDVSHMGQCKITGEDAIAQFERFVPGDYAILKAGKQKYSLLLNTDGGIIDDLMAGKPDHDGLFVVVNAGNKDEDFAFWEANLEGDAQLTVLDRALIAIQGPEAAEVMAKHDPVFGDFGFMDCARLMIFGVDCYVSRSGYTGEDGYEISVPAADAERIWNLLLEDARVKPIGLGARDSLRLEAGLPLHGHDIDPTTSPVEGALTFALSKSRKERADFNGAERVLKELADGPSRVRVGLSVKEGAPAREGAEIADADGNVIGKVTSGGPSPTLGRNIAMGYVPPAYAELGTDLKVIVRGKAAAAEVIAMPFVAQRYYRKPKA, translated from the coding sequence ATGACCGATCAAACCCTGAAGACCACGCCCCTGAACGCCGCGCACCGGGCCCTCGGCGCCCGCATGGTCGGCTTCGGCGGCTATGACATGCCGGTCCAGTACGAGGGCGTTCTGGCTGAACACCGCTGGACCCGTGAACACGCCGGTCTGTTCGATGTCTCCCACATGGGCCAGTGCAAGATCACCGGCGAAGACGCCATCGCCCAGTTCGAGCGCTTCGTGCCCGGTGACTATGCGATCCTGAAGGCGGGCAAGCAGAAGTATTCGCTGCTGCTCAACACCGATGGAGGCATCATCGACGACCTGATGGCCGGCAAACCTGACCACGACGGCCTCTTCGTCGTCGTCAACGCCGGTAACAAGGACGAGGATTTCGCCTTCTGGGAAGCCAACCTCGAAGGCGACGCCCAGCTGACCGTGCTGGACCGCGCCCTGATCGCCATTCAGGGGCCGGAAGCCGCCGAGGTCATGGCCAAACATGATCCGGTCTTCGGCGACTTCGGCTTCATGGATTGCGCCCGCCTGATGATCTTCGGCGTGGACTGCTACGTCTCTCGCTCGGGCTACACGGGCGAGGACGGCTACGAGATTTCGGTCCCGGCCGCCGACGCCGAGCGCATCTGGAACCTGTTGCTGGAAGACGCCCGCGTGAAGCCCATCGGCCTCGGCGCCCGCGACAGCCTGCGCCTGGAAGCCGGCCTGCCGCTGCACGGCCACGACATTGACCCGACAACGAGCCCGGTCGAGGGCGCGCTGACCTTCGCCCTGTCCAAGTCGCGCAAGGAACGCGCTGACTTCAACGGCGCCGAGCGCGTCCTCAAGGAACTGGCTGACGGCCCGAGCCGCGTCCGCGTCGGCCTGAGCGTCAAGGAAGGCGCCCCGGCCCGTGAGGGCGCCGAGATCGCTGACGCTGACGGAAACGTCATCGGCAAGGTCACCTCGGGCGGCCCCTCGCCGACCTTGGGTCGCAACATCGCCATGGGCTATGTGCCTCCGGCCTACGCTGAACTGGGTACGGACCTGAAGGTCATCGTCCGGGGCAAGGCCGCCGCCGCAGAAGTCATCGCCATGCCGTTCGTGGCGCAACGCTATTACCGCAAACCCAAAGCCTGA
- a CDS encoding Tat pathway signal sequence domain protein → MRRVLKVSLASALVAATVSSIAPAAVAQTSSRPGGPQQQQRPEAGEQQTGARRARIAPLRRRSAAGPCPYVKVLYDAARYVEMTGDRVSAANVAYTGEIEGLVADCTYDSDSPITVQTRVLFNLGRGPQAQGAGRTYRYWIAVTERNTAVLDKVYFDLPANFENGQNVTSVSQDNTIVIPRASASTSGDHFEILVGFDVTPEMAEFNRSGSRFRITAGTPEPTAAPAQ, encoded by the coding sequence ATGCGTCGCGTCCTGAAGGTTTCCCTGGCCTCGGCTCTTGTCGCCGCCACCGTGTCGAGCATTGCTCCCGCCGCCGTCGCGCAGACGTCGTCGCGACCCGGCGGTCCGCAGCAACAGCAACGCCCGGAAGCCGGCGAGCAACAGACCGGCGCCCGCCGCGCCCGCATCGCCCCGCTGCGCCGTCGTTCGGCCGCGGGCCCTTGCCCCTATGTGAAGGTGCTTTACGACGCCGCCCGCTATGTCGAGATGACAGGGGACCGCGTCTCCGCCGCCAATGTCGCCTACACCGGTGAAATCGAGGGTCTGGTCGCCGACTGCACCTATGACAGCGACTCGCCCATCACGGTTCAGACCCGCGTGCTGTTCAACCTGGGTCGGGGGCCGCAGGCGCAGGGCGCCGGTCGCACCTATCGTTACTGGATCGCCGTGACCGAGCGGAACACCGCCGTGCTGGACAAGGTCTATTTCGACCTGCCGGCGAACTTCGAGAACGGCCAGAACGTCACCAGCGTCAGCCAGGACAACACCATCGTGATCCCGCGCGCCTCGGCGAGCACCAGCGGCGATCACTTCGAGATTCTGGTCGGCTTCGACGTGACGCCGGAGATGGCCGAGTTCAACCGCTCGGGCAGCCGCTTCCGCATCACGGCAGGCACCCCTGAACCGACCGCAGCTCCGGCCCAGTAG
- a CDS encoding adenosine deaminase, with amino-acid sequence MSLDAYIAGLPKAELHLHIEGSLEPELMFELAQRNGVSIPFDSVEAVRAAYDFSNLQDFLDIYYAGANVLLTRKDFEDLAFAYFQRAAADNVRHAEIFFDPQTHTDRGVAFGVVVEGLIAGMDRAKTELGVTSGLILSFLRHLTEEEAFATLEMARPYLHHFIGVGLDSSEVGHPPSKFQRVFAAARDLGLKLCAHAGEEGPPAYVHEALDLLHIDRMDHGNRSMEDESLIQRLAKEQMTLTVCPLSNLKLCVVNDLKDHPVPEMLRRGLHVTLNSDDPAYFGGYVNANYARLAEAVGLTREQVTQMAINSFEGSFLPDADKAARIAEVKAYEAA; translated from the coding sequence ATGTCGCTCGACGCCTACATCGCCGGTCTGCCCAAGGCCGAACTGCACCTTCACATCGAGGGCTCGCTGGAGCCCGAGCTGATGTTCGAGCTGGCGCAGCGAAACGGCGTCTCGATCCCGTTCGACAGCGTCGAGGCCGTGCGCGCGGCCTATGACTTTTCGAACCTGCAGGACTTCCTCGACATCTATTACGCCGGGGCCAACGTCCTGCTGACGCGCAAGGATTTCGAGGATCTGGCCTTCGCCTATTTCCAGCGCGCGGCGGCGGACAATGTGCGCCACGCCGAGATCTTCTTCGATCCCCAGACCCACACGGACCGCGGGGTCGCGTTCGGCGTGGTGGTCGAGGGCCTGATCGCAGGCATGGACCGGGCGAAGACAGAGTTGGGCGTCACGTCCGGCCTGATCCTGTCGTTCCTGCGCCACCTGACCGAGGAAGAGGCTTTCGCCACGCTGGAGATGGCCAGACCGTATCTGCACCACTTCATCGGGGTCGGACTGGATTCGTCCGAGGTCGGGCATCCGCCGTCCAAATTCCAGCGCGTCTTCGCCGCCGCCCGCGATCTGGGCCTGAAGCTCTGCGCCCACGCCGGTGAGGAAGGCCCGCCCGCCTATGTGCATGAGGCGCTGGACCTGCTGCACATCGACCGCATGGACCACGGCAACCGCTCGATGGAGGACGAGAGCCTGATCCAGCGGCTGGCGAAGGAGCAGATGACCCTGACCGTCTGCCCGCTGTCGAACCTCAAGCTCTGCGTCGTCAACGACCTGAAGGACCATCCGGTCCCCGAGATGCTGCGTCGCGGCCTGCACGTCACCCTCAACTCGGACGACCCGGCCTATTTCGGCGGCTATGTGAACGCCAACTACGCCCGGCTGGCCGAGGCCGTGGGCCTGACCCGCGAGCAGGTGACGCAAATGGCGATCAACAGCTTCGAGGGGAGCTTCCTGCCGGACGCGGACAAGGCAGCGCGGATCGCCGAGGTGAAGGCTTACGAAGCGGCCTGA
- the gcvH gene encoding glycine cleavage system protein GcvH: MKFTKDHEWVSLDGDIATVGISKHAADALGDVVFVETPEAGKTVSVGDSFAVVESVKAASDVYAPVSGEVVEGNAALASAPETVNADPEGEGWFAKIRISDASQLDALMDKAAYDAFLATL; this comes from the coding sequence ATGAAGTTCACCAAGGATCACGAGTGGGTCAGCCTGGACGGTGACATCGCCACCGTCGGCATTTCCAAGCACGCCGCCGACGCCCTCGGCGACGTGGTGTTCGTCGAGACCCCGGAGGCCGGCAAGACCGTCTCGGTCGGCGACAGCTTCGCCGTCGTGGAATCGGTCAAGGCCGCTTCGGACGTCTACGCCCCGGTTTCGGGTGAAGTCGTCGAAGGCAACGCCGCCCTCGCCTCGGCCCCGGAAACCGTCAACGCCGACCCGGAAGGCGAAGGCTGGTTCGCGAAGATCCGCATCTCGGACGCTTCGCAACTGGACGCCCTGATGGACAAGGCCGCCTACGACGCCTTCCTCGCCACCCTCTAA
- a CDS encoding DUF4232 domain-containing protein, which yields MRLTAAVSVVSVLSLTVSACTQEAESPPAPVTGAPAATAQTTPPVSYACESGQPVNVIYPDAASAQLAYKGQTYVLRSVQAASGARYVGAGVEWWTANRDGTESATLSRLGPNEEVGAAVLERCSRPSPGPMVTGPVPTPEPAPGGVLPAAAPCRGPQLKLSNEGGDAGAGNRVTNIGVQNIGGTACSLTGYPGVVLQDRQGRNLTAIRSEQSPGSYFSAGQAPAPVVLAPQARAAFELAWNVVPNEAQGQTSCPNVARIRVTAPGDTSAASLDLAFAPCGGRVRVSPIRPLVPEGTPAPEPTV from the coding sequence ATGCGTCTGACCGCCGCCGTCTCCGTCGTCTCCGTTCTGTCCCTGACCGTCTCGGCCTGTACGCAGGAAGCCGAATCGCCGCCCGCGCCGGTGACCGGCGCGCCCGCCGCGACCGCGCAGACCACACCCCCGGTCAGCTACGCCTGCGAAAGCGGCCAGCCGGTCAACGTCATCTATCCCGACGCCGCCTCCGCCCAGCTCGCTTACAAGGGCCAGACCTATGTGCTGCGTTCCGTGCAGGCGGCGTCCGGCGCCCGCTATGTCGGCGCGGGTGTCGAATGGTGGACCGCAAACCGCGACGGGACGGAGAGCGCGACCCTCAGCCGTCTGGGACCGAACGAGGAAGTCGGCGCCGCGGTGCTGGAGCGGTGCAGCCGTCCGTCTCCCGGTCCGATGGTGACCGGGCCCGTGCCGACGCCGGAGCCCGCGCCGGGCGGCGTTCTTCCCGCCGCCGCGCCCTGCCGGGGGCCCCAGTTGAAGCTGTCCAACGAGGGCGGCGACGCCGGGGCGGGCAATCGCGTCACCAATATCGGCGTCCAGAACATCGGCGGCACGGCCTGCAGCCTGACCGGCTATCCGGGCGTGGTCCTGCAGGATCGTCAGGGCCGCAACCTGACCGCCATTCGCAGCGAGCAGAGCCCCGGCAGCTACTTCAGCGCCGGTCAGGCGCCCGCGCCCGTCGTGCTGGCTCCGCAGGCCAGGGCGGCCTTTGAACTGGCGTGGAACGTCGTGCCGAACGAGGCGCAGGGCCAGACCAGCTGTCCGAACGTGGCCCGAATCCGGGTCACCGCGCCGGGCGACACCTCGGCGGCCTCGCTGGACCTCGCCTTCGCTCCCTGCGGCGGTCGCGTGCGGGTCAGCCCGATCCGTCCTCTGGTCCCCGAGGGCACGCCCGCGCCGGAGCCCACCGTTTAG
- a CDS encoding peptidase S1, with the protein MIKRLSVLALAAALTATAAPAVAQDASQNANFGARRLSAGFTPDPYSIDVVAGGSIDASRLGGSCVGKISNAPDFELTYSAGGLPLAFRTRSGEDTTLVINGPDGRWYCDDDSWGDGDAQVIFRNPQSGVYDVWIGTYGDSPASGALIITETP; encoded by the coding sequence ATGATCAAACGCCTTTCCGTGCTGGCGCTCGCCGCCGCCCTGACCGCCACCGCCGCGCCCGCCGTCGCGCAGGACGCCAGCCAGAACGCCAATTTCGGCGCGCGTCGCCTCTCGGCCGGCTTCACCCCGGACCCGTACTCCATCGACGTCGTCGCGGGCGGCAGCATCGACGCGTCGCGTCTGGGCGGTTCGTGCGTGGGCAAGATCAGCAACGCCCCGGACTTCGAACTGACCTACTCCGCCGGCGGCCTGCCGCTGGCCTTCCGCACCCGCTCGGGCGAGGACACCACCCTGGTGATCAACGGCCCGGACGGCCGCTGGTACTGCGATGACGACAGCTGGGGCGACGGCGACGCCCAGGTGATTTTCCGCAATCCGCAAAGCGGCGTCTACGACGTCTGGATCGGCACCTATGGCGACAGCCCGGCCTCCGGCGCCCTGATCATCACGGAAACGCCGTAA
- the ispH gene encoding 4-hydroxy-3-methylbut-2-enyl diphosphate reductase yields MTVHQPIRPAEKRPLTVRLATPRGFCAGVDRAIQIVERAIEKYGAPVYVRHEIVHNRHVVERLREMGAVFVKELDACPDDRPVVFSAHGVPKSVPETARSREMLYLDATCPLVSKVHVEAERHHAAGRHIILIGHAGHPEVVGTMGQLPAGAISLIETVEDAEAFQRPGDAPLAYATQTTLSVDDTAEILGALKRRFPELPDPHKEDICYATTNRQEAVKRLGEGCDLVLVVGSRNSSNSVRLVEVAIKAGAKDARLVDDAGHVDWSWLDGVSTLGITAGASAPERLIEDLVQAVRDRFDADVVEDDGARETVTFKLPRVLTT; encoded by the coding sequence ATGACCGTGCACCAGCCGATCCGACCGGCCGAAAAGCGTCCGCTGACCGTCCGTCTGGCCACCCCGCGTGGCTTCTGCGCGGGGGTGGATCGCGCCATCCAGATCGTCGAACGCGCCATCGAGAAGTACGGCGCGCCGGTCTATGTCCGCCACGAGATCGTGCACAACCGGCATGTGGTCGAGCGGCTGCGCGAGATGGGCGCGGTCTTCGTCAAGGAACTGGACGCCTGCCCGGATGACCGGCCGGTGGTCTTTTCCGCCCACGGCGTGCCCAAGTCCGTGCCGGAAACCGCGCGGTCGCGGGAGATGCTGTATCTCGACGCCACCTGCCCGCTGGTGTCGAAGGTCCACGTCGAGGCCGAGCGCCATCACGCCGCCGGTCGCCACATCATTCTGATCGGCCATGCGGGCCACCCGGAGGTGGTCGGCACCATGGGCCAGCTTCCGGCCGGAGCCATCAGCCTGATCGAGACGGTTGAGGACGCCGAGGCGTTCCAGCGTCCCGGCGACGCCCCCTTGGCCTACGCCACCCAGACGACCCTGTCCGTGGATGACACCGCCGAAATCCTCGGCGCGCTCAAGCGCCGGTTCCCCGAACTGCCCGATCCTCACAAGGAAGACATCTGCTACGCCACCACCAACCGTCAGGAGGCCGTCAAACGCCTCGGCGAGGGGTGCGATCTGGTTCTGGTGGTGGGGTCCAGGAACTCATCCAACTCGGTCCGGCTGGTTGAGGTGGCGATCAAGGCGGGGGCGAAGGACGCCCGCCTGGTGGATGACGCGGGCCATGTCGACTGGAGCTGGCTGGACGGCGTGTCGACGCTGGGCATCACCGCCGGAGCCTCGGCGCCCGAGCGCCTGATCGAGGATCTGGTTCAGGCCGTCCGCGACCGCTTCGACGCCGATGTGGTTGAGGATGACGGCGCCCGCGAGACCGTGACCTTCAAGCTGCCGCGTGTTCTGACGACCTGA